One Mytilus edulis unplaced genomic scaffold, xbMytEdul2.2 SCAFFOLD_385, whole genome shotgun sequence genomic region harbors:
- the LOC139507153 gene encoding uncharacterized protein, translating into MSGATFKRGQIICRLVPILRGQTDDIIKYGKETKLSQNQKVSVPSDFMKTSCKSKTGHRYMNIHSTIAIKKSIFDRLNNLKTKLQSETKLNVLMLGFDSVSRNTWLRMLPSAHSYFKNDLQGIVLEGYNIVGDGTPQALLPILTGKTEEELPEARRGHQGATTVDSHPWIWKNFSRLGYVTQWGEDMAFIGTFNMRMMGFDKQPVDHYMRPFYLVTEKLHKFYKPYCLGSQPRHRIMFNYLKDFVNVYREHPKFSFLFHSEYSHDNSNTLQWMDQDLINLMKYMYENGHLNSTVLILMSDHGARFHDIRQTLQGKYEERMPYFAFRFPEWFAKKYHVEYENLKKNSKKLVTPFDIHATFEHILSIAQSKSESHITNTTGALTLPRGISILKDIPQNRSCYDAGIAPHWCACLPWKHNDINDIIVQKAAEKVVSLINSMTYVFRHKCRALSIIRIVRAMTFTPSRDVVKFVGSSDKDGRYAKFDNSLKIPNNILQVTFHTSPGDAIYEATVVHDKTSGNFFVDNREISRTNTYGTSADCIENIAPNLRQYCYCTNI; encoded by the coding sequence ATGTCAGGTGCAACATTTAAACGTGGACAAATAATATGTCGTCTAGTCCCTATATTAAGAGGTCAAACAGACGACATTATCAAGTATGGTAAAGAAACAAAACTCAGTCAAAACCAAAAAGTCTCTGTACCTTCTGATTTCATGAAAACTTCTTGTAAATCTAAAACTGGTCATCGATACATGAATATTCACTCGACAATCGCTATTAAAAAGTCAATATTTGACAGACTGAATAACCTAAAGACAAAGTTACAATCCGAAACCAAGCTTAACGTTTTAATGCTTGGTTTTGATTCTGTATCTCGAAACACATGGCTGCGCATGCTCCCATCTGCTCATTCCTATTTCAAGAATGATCTGCAAGGGATAGTTTTGGAAGGTTATAATATAGTTGGCGACGGAACCCCTCAAGCACTCTTACCTATTCTAACTGGTAAGACAGAAGAAGAATTACCAGAAGCTCGTAGGGGTCACCAAGGAGCAACAACTGTCGACAGCCATCCATGGATTTGGAAAAATTTCTCCCGTTTAGGTTACGTTACACAATGGGGAGAGGATATGGCCTTTATTGGAACCTTTAATATGAGAATGATGGGATTTGATAAGCAACCGGTAGATCATTATATGCGTCCCTTTTATCTTGTAACTGAGAAACTACACAAATTTTACAAACCATATTGTCTAGGTTCTCAGCCTCGTCATCGTATAATGTTTAATTATCTAAAGGACTTTGTAAATGTTTACAGGGAACATCCgaaatttagtttcttgtttcaTTCGGAATATAGTCATGATAACTCTAATACATTACAATGGATGGATCAGGATTTAATAAACTTGATGAAGTACATGTATGAAAATGGCCATCTGAATTCCACTGTTCTAATTCTAATGAGTGACCATGGTGCTAGGTTTCATGATATTAGACAAACATTACAAGGAAAGTATGAAGAACGTATGCCGTACTTTGCTTTTCGTTTTCCTGAGTGGTTTGCAAAGAAATATCATGTGGAATATGAAAACTTAAAGAAGAACTCAAAAAAGCTAGTAACTCCTTTTGACATTCATGCGACGTTTGAACACATTCTTAGCATCGCACAGTCAAAAAGTGAATCTCATATTACAAATACAACAGGTGCTTTAACATTACCAAGAGGTATCAGTATTTTAAAGGATATACCTCAGAACAGATCCTGTTATGACGCAGGCATAGCACCGCACTGGTGCGCATGTCTGCCATGGAAACACAATGACATAAACGATATAATCGTTCAGAAAGCTGCCGAAAAAGTAGTTAGTTTGATAAATTCAATGACGTATGTGTTCAGACATAAGTGTAGAGCTCTGTCTATAATCAGAATAGTACGGGCTATGACGTTTACTCCGAGTAGAGATGTCGTAAAGTTTGTCGGCAGTTCTGATAAAGATGGTCGATATGCTAAATTCGACAATTCACTGAAAATCCCAAATAATATATTACAAGTAACATTCCATACATCACCTGGTGATGCCATATACGAAGCCACTGTGGTACATGATAAAACATCCGGCAACTTTTTTGTTGACAATCGTGAAATCAGCAGAACAAATACCTATGGGACATCTGCAGATTGCATAGAAAACATAGCACCAAACCTACGTCAGTATTGCTATTGCACAAACATTTGA